From the genome of Phyllostomus discolor isolate MPI-MPIP mPhyDis1 chromosome 12, mPhyDis1.pri.v3, whole genome shotgun sequence, one region includes:
- the ZNF444 gene encoding zinc finger protein 444 has translation MEAPSPQPVKQEVQAAEVLALDSPWHRFRHFHLGDAPGPREALGLLRALCRDWLQPEVRTKEQMLELLVLEQFLSAFPADVQAWVCSRRPQSGEEALALLEELWGPAMRAPRDVTDGSGVGLQKEDGGVTPLGDAAPGTEEPATGDAQATRPYKQEPDSPQLDPPALPAPGLPTFLASAGTVSCPECGKASLKPAHLLRHRQSHSSEKPHACPECGKAFRRKEHLRRHRGTHPGIPGPALRPLPAREKPHACCECGKTFYWREHLVRHRKTHSGARPFACWECGKGFGRREHVLRHQRIHGRAASATGTPGAPGPEGGGPFPPWPLG, from the exons ATGGAGGCTCCGTCCCCCCAGCCCGTGAAGCAGGAGGTCCAGGCCGCGGAGGTCCTGGCCCTGGACTCGCCATGGCACCGTTTCCGCCACTTCCACCTAGGCGATGCACCGGGCCCCCGCGAGGCGCTGGGCCTGCTGCGCGCACTGTGCCGAGACTGGCTGCAGCCTGAGGTGCGCACCAAGGAGCAGATGCTGGAGCTGCTGGTGCTGGAGCAGTTCCTGAGTGCCTTCCCCGCAGATGTCCAGGCCTGGGTGTGCAGCCGGCGGCCCCAGAGTGGCGAggaggccctggccctgctggaAGAGCTCTGG GGACCAGCGATGAGGGCCCCTCGGGATGTGACAGACGGCTCTGGGGTCGGCCTCCAAAAAGAAGATGGTGGGGTGACTCCATTAG GAGATGCTGCCCCAGGGACTGAGGAGCCGGCCACGGGGGACGCCCAGGCCACACGCCCCTACAAGCAGGAGCCAGACAGCCCCCAGCTGGACCCGCCTGCCCTGCCAGCGCCTGGCCTGCCCACCTTCCTGGCCTCCGCAGGCACTGTGTCCTGCCCGGAGTGCGGCAAGGCCTCCCTGAAGCCGGCGCACCTGCTGCGCCACCGGCAGAGCCACTCGAGCGAGAAGCCGCACGCCTGCCCAGAGTGTGGCAAGGCCTTCCGGCGCAAGGAGCACCTGCGGCGTCACCGCGGCACGCACCCCGGCATCCCCgggccagccctgcgcccgctgCCTGCCCGTGAGAAGCCGCACGCCTGCTGCGAGTGCGGCAAAACCTTCTACTGGCGCGAGCACCTGGTGCGCCACCGCAAGACGCACTCGGGCGCGCGGCCGTTCGCCTGCTGGGAGTGTGGCAAGGGCTTCGGGCGCCGTGAGCACGTGCTGCGCCACCAACGCATCCACGGCCGGGCGGCCAGCGCCACGGGCACACCAGGCGCACCGGGGCCGGAGGGTGGGGGGCCCTTCCCACCGTGGCCCCTGGGGTAG